Proteins found in one Cardiocondyla obscurior isolate alpha-2009 linkage group LG03, Cobs3.1, whole genome shotgun sequence genomic segment:
- the LOC139101418 gene encoding protein dimmed: MRSLDRLSGSDQDCGDREMYIDLDDASVDSLTGKRTRHHVTEVGEESDSSGSERSPKQAKRRNRGGAPPTTRRRKSGISARERNLRRLESNERERMRMHSLNDAFEQLREVIPHVKMERKLSKIETLTLAKNYIMALTNVICEMRGEEQPYTFVDGECGSSSGDSTGQLELSGGEQPDESSPASIHETNNNSLLHEDLERRI, from the exons ATGCGAAGCCTGGACAGGCTATCGGGTAGTGACCAAGACTGCGGTGATCGGGAAATGTACATCGACCTGGACGACGCTTCCGTCGACTCGCTTACCGGGAAACGTACTCGCCACCATGTCACGGAG GTGGGTGAGGAGAGCGACAGCAGCGGGAGCGAGAGGAGTCCGAAGCAAGCAAAGAGACGAAATCGTGGCGGTGCGCCGCCGACCACGAGGAGACGAAAAAGCGGgatttccgcgcgcgagaggaaCCTGAGGAGGCTTGAGagcaacgagagagagagaatgagaatgCACTCCCTCAACGATGCCTTTGAG CAATTACGCGAGGTAATACCACACGTAAAAATGGAGAGGAAGCTCAGCAAGATAGAAACGCTCACGttggcaaaaaattatataatggCACTAACGAATGTCATATGCGAGATGCGTGGCGAGGAACAACCGTACAC GTTTGTCGATGGTGAATGTGGTTCCAGCAGCGGTGATAGTACCGGCCAATTAGAATTAAGCGGGGGCGAGCAGCCTGACGAGTCATCCCCTGCATCGATTCACGAAACCAACAACAACAGCCTTCTTCACGAAGATCTAGAACGCAGGATCTAA
- the LOC139101420 gene encoding uncharacterized protein translates to MYTVFCSSFARLRSPSHNISFRRKMQSQAIGICITINALIFMSKVCGTIDVNLSELEYLVARLNPFECRRLIAALHYTTYDLPKNLAAAERKVDEEIPCLRQLLHWNSSPDEGRGKTHAAIIHRLRQLNRNDLAEWLGKTTFQQLGKDLEKSITLPFDELAKEETETSTSVFCANYI, encoded by the exons atgtacacgGTCTTTTGTTCTTCATTTGCGCGACTTCGCAGCCCTTCTCATAACATCTCGTTTAGGAGAAAGATGCAGTCTCAAGCAATCGGGATCTGCATTACAATTAACGCGTTGATTTTTATGTCAAAAGTCTGTGGCACGATAGACGTGAATCTGAGCGAGCTGGAGTACCTCGTAGCACGATTAAACCCGTTCGAATGCAGACGACTGATCGCCGCACTTCATTACACAACCTACGATCTGCCGAAGAACTTAGCCGCGGCAG aGCGTAAAGTGGACGAAGAGATCCCGTGTCTGCGTCAACTGCTCCATTGGAATAGTTCTCCTGACGAGGGTCGTGGCAAGACGCACGCAGCAATCATACACCGTCTTCGACAGTTAAATCGCAACGATCTCGCCGAATGGCTAGGTAAAACCACTTTTCAACAATTGGGAAAAGACTTGGAAAAAAGTATCACCCTGCCTTTCGACGAGCTCGCCAAAGAAGAAACGGAAACCAGCACGTCGGTATTCTGTGCGAATTATATTTAG
- the LOC139101307 gene encoding uncharacterized protein has product MNNTNVTIHDILLGILGRRSISLPLYVAGGIVIAIIICTCCCTLCIRSKCARIINKLTGRGKRESVLISLRNTFRKYFSSDVEEGRKKIRKKKKRPAPPDLTYVPTEVTASIIPRESQRLERLENESPTDCYKCYRKKKKRQRVKRRT; this is encoded by the exons ATGAATAATACCAACGTAACTATTCACGATATTTTATTAG GTATTTTAGGTCGCCGATCAATCTCCTTACCTTTATACGTTGCTGGCGGCATTGTAATCGCGATTATAATTTGCACCTGCTGCTGCACCTTATGCATAAGAAGCAAATGTGCGaggattattaataaactgaCCGGGAGAGGGAAAAGAGAGTCAGTAT taattagTCTGCGAAACACGTTTAGAAAGTATTTCTCTTCCGACGTTGAAGAGGGACGGAAAAAAattcggaagaaaaaaaagaggcctGCACCGCCGGATTTGACGTACGTCCCGACGGAAGTCACCGCGTCGATTATTCCTAGAGAGTCACAGAGGTTGGAAAGATTGGAGAACGAATCGCCGACCGACTGTTACAAATgttatagaaaaaagaaaaagagacaaagaGTGAAGAGGCGAACGTGA
- the Glob1 gene encoding globin 1, protein MAFRGLFDFFQSDSKLDEKLGLTEKQKRLVQSTWATVRKDEVSVGVALLLAYFKEYPDDQKQFKSFKDVPLDELSKNKRFQAHAVNIVATLGKVIEQMHDPELMEASLINLTEKHKNRGQTQKQFENLKQVILNLFPSLFGKQYTPDVQEAWKKTLDLTFSKMYQVFVD, encoded by the exons ATGGCGTTCCGCGGACTGTTCGATTTCTTTCAAAGCGACAGCAAACTAGACGAGAAACTCGGCCTgaccgaaaaacaaaaacgattGGTGCAGAGCACATGGGCGACTGTTCGTAAAGACGAAGTGTCGGTTGGCGTCGCTCTATTACTGGC ttattttaaagaatatccGGACGATCAAAAACAATTTAAGTCGTTTAAAGATGTTCCTCTTGATGAACtgtcaaaaaataaaagattccAAGCGCATGCTGTAAATATTGTAGCAACGCTTGGTAAAGTAATCGAGCAAATGCATGATCCGGAATTGATGGAGGCGAGTTTAATCAACTTAACTGAAAAACACAAGAACCGTGGGCAAACACAAAAGCAATTTGAA aatttaaaacaagttatattaaatcttttccCTTCTCTATTTGGGAAGCAATATACGCCGGATGTGCAGGAGGCTTGGAAGAAAACGTTGGATCTAACCTTCTCGAAAATGTATCAAGTTTTCGTGGATTGA
- the LOC139101417 gene encoding protein phosphatase 1L isoform X1, whose amino-acid sequence MDDEFEDRILYQTYVSHMKLMSKFSVSIPTGLNVGINASLGHLYRIMRFYVLKPEVLICGVILAIILFYIQAVDIWSRAFLGKIQYTLGRTTSKVSTFKFLVNNTANVGTKHSWELKQDHIAAYAVQGHRARMEDRFVVNDDMNNTGVSLFAIFDGHGGELAANYARDKLISNINKKVIELKNLLAGKTTTRNELFLKETEKKTDDDKKDEQLPERKKSFRKTASTSLTDDCIKKAIEVTDPELLNKLESITPITREVRPCRLNEKQVPKVNLMNYIEGKKINYGKLLTDEVLAVDRLIIETAKKNMDVAGTTALIALLEDNKLIVANVGDSRGVMCDERGNAIPLSFDHKPQQEREKRRINKAGGLVTFDGVWRVAGILATSRALGDYPLKDKKLVIADPDILTFDLSDHNPMFIILASDGLWDTFSNEEAVAFIKERINEPHFGAKSITLESFYRGSADNITVVVINLKDRKVSISKTKKSQL is encoded by the exons atggaCGACGAGTTTGAGGATCGAATTTTGTATCAG ACGTATGTATCGCACATGAAGCTCATGTCCAAGTTTAGCGTGAGCATTCCTACAGGATTAAATGTTGGGATTAACGCTTCCTTGGGCCACCTGTACAGGATTATGCGATTTTATGTTTTGAAGCCAGAAGTGCTGATATGTGGCGTGATTTTggcaattattttgttttacataCAAGCAGTGGATATCTGGAGTAGAGCATTCTTAGGAAAAATTCAGTATACTTTGGGACGTACTACATCAAAG GTGtctacatttaaatttttagttaataatACAGCAAATGTTGGAACAAAACATAGTTGGGAATTAAAACAAGATCACATTGCTGCTTATGCAGTGCAAGGACATAGAGCTCGGATGGAAGATCGTTTTGTGGTGAATGATGACATGAATAATACTGGAGTTtctttatttgcaatatttgaTGGCCATGGTGGCgag cttGCAGCAAATTATGCTCGCGATAAACTTAtctctaatattaataaaaaagttattgaattaaaaaatttgttggcTGGCAAAACGACAACTagaaatgaattatttttaaaagagacagaaaaaaagacagaTGATGACAAAAAAGATGAACAACTTCCAGAacgaaaaaaatcttttcgaaAAACTGCCAGTACATCCTTAACAGATGATTGCATAAAGAAAGCTATCGAAGTAACTGATccagaattattaaataaactggAAAGCATAACGCCGATTACGAGAGAG GTCAGACCTTGTAGACTAAACGAGAAGCAAGTACCTAAAGTAAACCTGATGAATTACATTGAAGGGAAAAAGATTAACTATGGCAAGCTTTTAACAGATGAAGTTCTAGCAGTGGATAGATTAATAATCGAAACGGCTAAGAAAAATATGGATGTGGCTG gtacAACTGCTTTAATTGCGCTTTTGGaagataataaattgattGTAGCAAATGTTGGAGATTCTAGAGGAGTAATGTGTGATGAAAGGGGCAACGCTATTCCTTTATCTTTCGATCACAAACCTCAACAA gaaagagagaaaagaagaataaataaagcTGGTGGGTTGGTAACTTTTGATGGTGTATGGAGAGTCGCTGGCATATTAGCGACTTCTCGTGCATTGGGAGATTATCctttgaaagataaaaagctAGTAATTGCTGATCCGgatattttaacatttgattTGAGTGACCACAACCCTATGTTCATAATATTAGCGTCTGATGGCCTATGGGATACGTTTTCAAATGAAGAAGCAGTGGCTTTTATCAAAGAACGTATCAATGAACCACATTTTGGTGCAAAAAGTATTACGTTAGAGAGTTTCTACAG aggATCTGCAGATAATATCACAGTTGTTGTGATTAATTTGAAAGATCGAAAGGTCAGCATATCAAAGACTAAGAAGAGCCagttataa
- the LOC139101417 gene encoding protein phosphatase 1L isoform X2 encodes MKLMSKFSVSIPTGLNVGINASLGHLYRIMRFYVLKPEVLICGVILAIILFYIQAVDIWSRAFLGKIQYTLGRTTSKVSTFKFLVNNTANVGTKHSWELKQDHIAAYAVQGHRARMEDRFVVNDDMNNTGVSLFAIFDGHGGELAANYARDKLISNINKKVIELKNLLAGKTTTRNELFLKETEKKTDDDKKDEQLPERKKSFRKTASTSLTDDCIKKAIEVTDPELLNKLESITPITREVRPCRLNEKQVPKVNLMNYIEGKKINYGKLLTDEVLAVDRLIIETAKKNMDVAGTTALIALLEDNKLIVANVGDSRGVMCDERGNAIPLSFDHKPQQEREKRRINKAGGLVTFDGVWRVAGILATSRALGDYPLKDKKLVIADPDILTFDLSDHNPMFIILASDGLWDTFSNEEAVAFIKERINEPHFGAKSITLESFYRGSADNITVVVINLKDRKVSISKTKKSQL; translated from the exons ATGAAGCTCATGTCCAAGTTTAGCGTGAGCATTCCTACAGGATTAAATGTTGGGATTAACGCTTCCTTGGGCCACCTGTACAGGATTATGCGATTTTATGTTTTGAAGCCAGAAGTGCTGATATGTGGCGTGATTTTggcaattattttgttttacataCAAGCAGTGGATATCTGGAGTAGAGCATTCTTAGGAAAAATTCAGTATACTTTGGGACGTACTACATCAAAG GTGtctacatttaaatttttagttaataatACAGCAAATGTTGGAACAAAACATAGTTGGGAATTAAAACAAGATCACATTGCTGCTTATGCAGTGCAAGGACATAGAGCTCGGATGGAAGATCGTTTTGTGGTGAATGATGACATGAATAATACTGGAGTTtctttatttgcaatatttgaTGGCCATGGTGGCgag cttGCAGCAAATTATGCTCGCGATAAACTTAtctctaatattaataaaaaagttattgaattaaaaaatttgttggcTGGCAAAACGACAACTagaaatgaattatttttaaaagagacagaaaaaaagacagaTGATGACAAAAAAGATGAACAACTTCCAGAacgaaaaaaatcttttcgaaAAACTGCCAGTACATCCTTAACAGATGATTGCATAAAGAAAGCTATCGAAGTAACTGATccagaattattaaataaactggAAAGCATAACGCCGATTACGAGAGAG GTCAGACCTTGTAGACTAAACGAGAAGCAAGTACCTAAAGTAAACCTGATGAATTACATTGAAGGGAAAAAGATTAACTATGGCAAGCTTTTAACAGATGAAGTTCTAGCAGTGGATAGATTAATAATCGAAACGGCTAAGAAAAATATGGATGTGGCTG gtacAACTGCTTTAATTGCGCTTTTGGaagataataaattgattGTAGCAAATGTTGGAGATTCTAGAGGAGTAATGTGTGATGAAAGGGGCAACGCTATTCCTTTATCTTTCGATCACAAACCTCAACAA gaaagagagaaaagaagaataaataaagcTGGTGGGTTGGTAACTTTTGATGGTGTATGGAGAGTCGCTGGCATATTAGCGACTTCTCGTGCATTGGGAGATTATCctttgaaagataaaaagctAGTAATTGCTGATCCGgatattttaacatttgattTGAGTGACCACAACCCTATGTTCATAATATTAGCGTCTGATGGCCTATGGGATACGTTTTCAAATGAAGAAGCAGTGGCTTTTATCAAAGAACGTATCAATGAACCACATTTTGGTGCAAAAAGTATTACGTTAGAGAGTTTCTACAG aggATCTGCAGATAATATCACAGTTGTTGTGATTAATTTGAAAGATCGAAAGGTCAGCATATCAAAGACTAAGAAGAGCCagttataa